One window of the Kallotenue papyrolyticum genome contains the following:
- a CDS encoding phosphoenolpyruvate hydrolase family protein gives MPFLTREEALRRLRSTVAAGRPIIGAGAGTGISAKFAERGGVDLIIIYNSGRYRMAGRGSLAGLLPYGDANAIVVEMAHEVLPVVRDTPVLAGVCGTDPFRLMPVFLRHLQSLGFDGVQNFPTVGLFDGVFRANLEETGMGFELEITMIGEAHRLGLLTCPYVFDPDQARAMAEAGADVLVPHLGLTTSGSIGARTAVTLEEAARRVQAMRDAAAEVRPDILVLCHGGPIATPEDAQYIFDHTEGIAGFFGASSIERLAVEPAIERQARAFKELRLRSDSATSG, from the coding sequence ATGCCGTTTCTGACTCGCGAAGAAGCGTTACGGCGCTTACGATCCACGGTGGCTGCCGGACGTCCGATCATCGGCGCCGGCGCCGGCACCGGTATTTCGGCCAAGTTTGCCGAGCGTGGCGGTGTTGACCTGATTATCATCTACAACAGCGGACGCTACCGCATGGCCGGACGGGGATCGCTGGCTGGCCTGTTGCCCTACGGCGATGCGAATGCGATCGTGGTAGAGATGGCCCATGAGGTGCTGCCGGTGGTGCGCGACACGCCGGTACTGGCCGGCGTGTGTGGTACCGACCCGTTCCGCCTGATGCCGGTCTTTCTGCGTCACCTCCAGTCGCTGGGCTTCGACGGCGTCCAGAACTTTCCCACCGTCGGGCTGTTCGACGGGGTCTTTCGTGCCAACCTCGAGGAGACGGGCATGGGCTTCGAGCTGGAGATCACTATGATCGGCGAAGCCCACCGCCTTGGCCTGCTCACCTGTCCCTATGTGTTCGATCCCGACCAGGCGCGCGCCATGGCCGAAGCCGGCGCCGATGTGTTGGTGCCGCACCTTGGGCTGACCACGAGCGGCTCGATTGGAGCGCGGACCGCCGTCACGCTGGAGGAGGCTGCGCGCCGCGTTCAGGCGATGCGCGATGCCGCGGCGGAGGTGCGACCCGACATTCTGGTGCTCTGCCACGGTGGTCCGATCGCCACGCCGGAGGATGCGCAGTATATCTTCGACCACACCGAAGGCATCGCCGGTTTCTTTGGCGCGTCGAGCATTGAGCGGCTGGCGGTCGAGCCGGCGATCGAGCGCCAGGCGCGCGCCTTCAAAGAGCTGCGTCTGCGCTCGGACTCCGCTACGTCAGGCTGA
- a CDS encoding Tm-1-like ATP-binding domain-containing protein: MPTVAVVGALDTKAGEYAFLCERLKATGIEPLVINFGVMGTPGVSPAIDAAEVATAGGADLQALRAANDRGAALAAMARGVATLLRRLYEEGRIQGAIGMGGSGGSSVIAAGLQALPVGVPKLLLSTVAAGDTRPYVGARDVVMMPSVVDIAGLNRLSRRIIANAAGALAGMLAVDLPAEQGDRPLIAASMFGNTTPCVDQARAIIEQHGYEVLVFHATGTGGKIMESLIADGFIAGVLDITTTEWADEVCGGVFSAGSSRLESAAARGVPQVVVPGCIDMVNFGPRSTVPERYRDRLFYEWNPTVTLMRTTPEENARMGEIFADKLNRATGPVRVLIPLRGFSMLDSPGERFWDPAADAAFVQALTARLRPDIPVEQHELNINDPAFAERVATALLELLTTAGVSTAQARTAERA; the protein is encoded by the coding sequence ATGCCGACAGTAGCAGTGGTTGGCGCGCTGGACACCAAGGCGGGAGAGTACGCCTTTCTCTGCGAGCGCCTGAAGGCCACCGGGATCGAGCCGTTGGTCATCAACTTCGGCGTCATGGGCACGCCCGGCGTGTCCCCTGCCATCGATGCCGCGGAGGTCGCTACGGCAGGCGGCGCCGATCTCCAGGCGCTGCGCGCGGCCAACGACCGGGGAGCAGCTCTGGCCGCCATGGCCCGTGGGGTTGCGACGCTGCTGCGGCGCCTGTACGAGGAGGGCCGCATCCAGGGCGCCATCGGCATGGGAGGGAGCGGAGGCTCGTCGGTGATCGCCGCCGGGCTTCAGGCGCTGCCGGTGGGCGTGCCGAAGCTCCTGCTCTCCACCGTTGCCGCCGGCGACACGCGTCCCTACGTTGGCGCTCGCGATGTTGTGATGATGCCTTCGGTGGTTGACATTGCCGGTCTGAACCGCCTAAGCCGGCGCATCATCGCTAATGCCGCAGGTGCGCTCGCCGGTATGCTGGCTGTGGACCTGCCCGCCGAGCAGGGCGATCGACCACTGATCGCCGCGAGCATGTTCGGCAATACCACGCCCTGCGTCGACCAGGCGCGAGCGATCATAGAGCAGCATGGCTATGAGGTACTGGTGTTTCACGCCACCGGCACCGGCGGCAAGATCATGGAGAGCCTGATCGCCGATGGCTTCATTGCCGGCGTGCTCGATATCACTACAACCGAATGGGCAGATGAGGTCTGTGGTGGCGTGTTCAGCGCAGGATCCAGCCGGCTGGAGTCAGCCGCAGCGCGCGGTGTGCCGCAGGTGGTCGTGCCCGGCTGTATTGATATGGTGAATTTTGGTCCACGCAGCACGGTCCCTGAGCGCTACCGCGACCGTCTCTTCTACGAGTGGAATCCAACCGTGACGCTGATGCGCACCACACCGGAGGAGAATGCGCGCATGGGCGAGATCTTCGCCGACAAGCTGAATCGCGCTACCGGTCCGGTGCGCGTGCTGATCCCGCTGCGCGGCTTTTCGATGCTCGACAGTCCTGGGGAGCGCTTCTGGGATCCGGCTGCCGATGCTGCCTTTGTGCAAGCGCTCACCGCGCGGCTGCGCCCTGATATCCCGGTGGAACAACATGAGCTCAACATCAACGATCCGGCCTTTGCGGAGCGGGTCGCAACCGCGCTGTTGGAGCTGCTGACGACGGCCGGCGTATCTACAGCCCAGGCGCGCACCGCAGAGCGTGCATAG
- a CDS encoding FAD-binding oxidoreductase — protein MHPLQYEAIRSELTDVVGEAHVLTTPAERLIYTGDWSWMSQLWLDRGATPPLPDFVVQPGTADEVSRVLRIASTYHLPVVPWGGGSGTQGGAAPLFGGIVLDTKRLDRILEIDETSLIVRAQAGVIGTTLEWALNEHGLTLPHYPASANCATVGGYLAARGSGVISTKYGKAEDLVLALEVVLADGTILRTLPVPSHASGPDLVRLFVGSEGTLGVITEATLRIERLPEARLFQGVLFRDLHAALEAGRQIMLARLQPCVLRLYDEASSATVIRQVLGLELAGAFLIMGFDGFAEIAAAQEARALAICTTLGGEVMGRAAGEHWWRHRYDFYYPPLALALPRLYGTMDTVCTYDRIMAIYQAKKRLIEEQFSAWQARYIAHFSHWFPWGVMIYDRFIIDQPPADPVEALRLHNRIWTSAARVALAHGAVLNEHHGIGWKLGRLMPEQYGAGWPVVVRIKQALDPGGIMNPGKLGFPAHPTPGMG, from the coding sequence GTGCATCCGCTCCAGTACGAAGCCATTCGCAGCGAGCTGACCGATGTGGTCGGCGAGGCGCATGTACTGACGACGCCGGCCGAGCGCCTGATCTACACCGGCGATTGGTCGTGGATGTCACAGCTCTGGCTCGATCGCGGCGCGACGCCACCACTTCCCGACTTTGTGGTGCAGCCCGGCACGGCGGACGAGGTCAGCCGCGTGCTGCGCATCGCCTCGACCTACCATCTGCCGGTTGTGCCTTGGGGCGGCGGTTCGGGAACCCAGGGCGGCGCAGCGCCGCTCTTCGGCGGGATTGTGCTGGATACCAAGCGGCTCGACCGTATTCTGGAGATCGACGAGACATCGCTGATCGTTCGTGCGCAGGCAGGCGTCATCGGCACAACCCTGGAGTGGGCGCTCAATGAACACGGGCTAACGCTGCCGCACTACCCCGCCTCGGCCAACTGCGCGACGGTGGGAGGCTACCTGGCGGCGCGCGGATCGGGGGTCATCTCCACCAAGTACGGCAAAGCCGAAGACCTGGTGCTGGCTCTGGAAGTGGTGCTGGCCGATGGGACGATCCTGCGCACGCTGCCGGTGCCCAGCCATGCAAGCGGTCCCGACCTGGTGCGCCTGTTCGTCGGCTCGGAAGGCACGCTCGGCGTGATCACCGAGGCAACCCTGCGCATCGAGCGGCTGCCGGAAGCGCGTCTCTTTCAGGGCGTTCTCTTCCGCGATCTGCACGCCGCGCTGGAGGCCGGTCGCCAGATCATGCTTGCTCGTCTGCAGCCCTGCGTGCTGCGCCTCTACGACGAAGCCTCATCGGCGACGGTGATTCGCCAGGTGCTGGGGCTTGAGCTGGCGGGCGCCTTTCTGATCATGGGCTTCGATGGCTTTGCCGAGATCGCCGCGGCGCAGGAGGCGCGCGCCCTGGCGATCTGCACGACGCTGGGCGGCGAAGTCATGGGCCGCGCCGCGGGCGAGCACTGGTGGCGCCACCGCTACGATTTCTACTACCCTCCGCTCGCGCTCGCGCTCCCCAGGCTCTATGGCACCATGGACACCGTATGCACATACGACCGTATCATGGCCATCTACCAGGCCAAAAAGCGGCTGATCGAAGAGCAGTTCAGCGCGTGGCAGGCGCGCTACATCGCCCACTTTTCGCACTGGTTTCCCTGGGGCGTGATGATCTATGACCGCTTCATTATCGACCAGCCGCCTGCCGACCCGGTCGAAGCCTTGCGCCTGCACAACCGCATCTGGACCAGCGCGGCGCGCGTGGCGCTGGCCCACGGCGCGGTGCTCAACGAACATCACGGCATCGGCTGGAAGCTGGGCCGGCTCATGCCTGAGCAATACGGCGCGGGCTGGCCGGTCGTGGTGCGCATCAAGCAGGCGCTGGATCCTGGCGGCATTATGAATCCGGGCAAGCTGGGTTTTCCGGCCCATCCTACTCCGGGTATGGGCTGA
- a CDS encoding (Fe-S)-binding protein, with translation MAEPSEDATITGCRYCLMCRHVCPVTRVTANESTSPHGWALTIAAVARGQLAWDATTVDLLYRCADCGLCQAWCRTDRPLPAAIQAARAAVVAAGRAPGEVHQLQQRLREWGNPFAPVTAPPPQAAPVALFVGAAAWIYAHEELRAAQRLLAAAGIEVTLVGCGRSSGYLAATLGLRDVAQALAQQTCAELAHTGSHLVLTLTPGQASMLTDGYARLGQALPSGVEVRELPELLWSLVQQGRLALRAQALELAYHDPCHTPRRAARSTILRQLVGATTTRPLRELFWHGARAAPCGASGGLPWTQPTLAAHLAAAVIADAQARQVNVLVTDAPPCLVHLRQHAAADMRVQGLYTLLADHLEE, from the coding sequence GTGGCTGAGCCAAGCGAAGATGCGACTATCACGGGCTGTCGTTACTGTCTGATGTGCCGGCATGTCTGTCCGGTCACGCGCGTGACGGCCAATGAGAGCACCTCGCCCCACGGCTGGGCGCTGACGATCGCGGCCGTGGCGCGCGGCCAACTGGCCTGGGACGCGACCACGGTTGACCTGCTCTACCGCTGCGCTGATTGTGGCTTATGCCAGGCCTGGTGCCGTACCGATCGCCCGTTGCCTGCCGCGATCCAGGCGGCACGCGCCGCTGTCGTGGCTGCCGGGCGCGCGCCCGGCGAGGTGCATCAGCTTCAGCAACGGCTGCGCGAATGGGGCAATCCCTTCGCGCCGGTCACCGCGCCGCCGCCGCAAGCGGCGCCCGTAGCGCTCTTTGTCGGCGCGGCCGCCTGGATCTATGCACATGAGGAGCTGCGCGCCGCCCAGCGTCTGTTGGCTGCGGCGGGCATCGAGGTCACGCTGGTCGGTTGCGGGCGCTCCAGCGGCTACCTGGCCGCGACGCTGGGGCTGCGTGACGTGGCGCAGGCGCTGGCACAGCAGACCTGCGCCGAGCTGGCGCACACCGGGAGTCACCTCGTGCTGACGCTGACCCCCGGGCAGGCCAGCATGCTGACCGATGGCTACGCCCGTCTGGGCCAGGCATTGCCTTCCGGGGTAGAGGTGCGCGAGCTGCCGGAACTGCTCTGGAGTCTGGTGCAACAGGGGCGGCTAGCCCTGCGCGCCCAGGCGCTTGAGCTGGCCTACCACGATCCCTGTCACACGCCACGCCGTGCCGCGCGCAGCACGATCCTGCGCCAACTCGTTGGCGCCACGACCACCCGCCCACTGCGCGAGCTGTTCTGGCATGGAGCGCGGGCAGCCCCGTGCGGCGCGAGCGGCGGACTACCCTGGACTCAGCCGACCCTGGCCGCCCACCTGGCGGCAGCCGTGATCGCCGATGCACAGGCGCGTCAGGTGAACGTCCTGGTGACCGACGCCCCGCCGTGCCTGGTGCACCTGCGGCAACATGCCGCTGCGGACATGCGCGTGCAAGGACTATACACGTTGTTGGCGGATCACCTCGAGGAGTGA
- a CDS encoding sugar phosphate isomerase/epimerase family protein, producing the protein MQVSMHNWMRAEPVIDTIQRLARYGYDSIEISYDSVELAPGAPGTRAVRDMLREHGLRCYGSISLMFTGRDLIHADPAVRERTVDYLKRCVTMVKELDGQVMSIVPSEVGKIKPMASPEEEWQWAIEGLKEVHDHATKAGVRMAIEPLNRFETNFINRHDQALLLAESVAPDVGVCLDLFHMNIEEADMYRALRAAGDKLYDLHVADNNRMACGHGMLDWQRIFATLREIGYDGSLTVEFVPPIDRTPANPYKNALAAAEKELTPEQLKFIEDHGSGVLSEEFYSWLVEESIKTLRRYL; encoded by the coding sequence ATGCAAGTCTCCATGCACAACTGGATGCGCGCAGAGCCGGTGATCGACACCATCCAGCGACTGGCCAGGTACGGCTACGACAGCATCGAGATCAGCTACGACAGCGTCGAACTCGCTCCAGGCGCACCCGGCACCCGCGCGGTGCGCGACATGCTCCGCGAACACGGGCTGCGCTGCTACGGCTCGATCAGCCTGATGTTTACCGGGCGCGATCTGATCCATGCCGATCCGGCGGTGCGCGAGCGCACCGTTGACTATCTCAAGCGCTGCGTCACCATGGTCAAGGAGCTCGATGGTCAGGTGATGAGCATCGTGCCATCCGAGGTCGGCAAGATCAAACCCATGGCTTCGCCCGAAGAGGAATGGCAGTGGGCGATCGAGGGCCTCAAAGAGGTGCACGACCATGCGACCAAAGCCGGCGTGCGCATGGCAATCGAGCCGCTCAACCGCTTCGAAACCAACTTCATCAACCGGCACGACCAGGCGCTGCTCCTCGCCGAAAGCGTTGCGCCCGATGTGGGTGTCTGCCTCGACCTCTTCCATATGAACATCGAAGAGGCCGACATGTATCGGGCCTTGCGCGCTGCCGGAGACAAACTCTACGACCTGCATGTCGCCGACAACAACCGCATGGCGTGCGGACACGGCATGCTCGATTGGCAGCGCATCTTTGCCACCCTGCGCGAGATCGGCTACGACGGCTCGCTGACGGTTGAGTTTGTGCCGCCGATCGATCGCACGCCGGCTAATCCGTACAAAAACGCGCTGGCTGCCGCCGAAAAGGAGCTGACGCCGGAACAACTCAAATTCATCGAGGATCACGGCAGCGGTGTTCTCTCGGAAGAGTTCTATTCCTGGCTGGTTGAAGAGTCGATCAAGACGTTGCGGCGCTACCTGTGA